From a single Streptomyces misionensis genomic region:
- a CDS encoding FAD-dependent oxidoreductase, giving the protein MIVVGGGIGGLGAAYSLTRQGLGVRLLERAPAFGEVGAGIQLAPNCTRILDDYGLLDEAKSLGVVPDSMVMRDAVDGSELTRLDLRDLEKRYGYPYLVIHRSDLHGLLLRACERAGVELVTDATVTSYENTDGGARVTVASGGTHQADVVLAADGLHSVARGLLVDDQPVSSAYVAYRGTVPAELERVRSVDLGEVVVHIGPSCHFVHYGLRGGELLNQVAVFESPKALAGREDWGTPDELDAAFAGTCDFVREGLPFMWRDKWWRMFDRDPVMNWVHGRIALLGDSAHPPLQYIAQGAIMAIEDGWVLGEHVARHRAEDGRPDWDAALAAYEAVRPEHCRRVVTTSRAWGELWHLDGVAREQRNVLLRARDTYDYSFVDWLYGPTALTPDEEPPMFTPIPLSAADTGDRLAAVADGAA; this is encoded by the coding sequence GTGATCGTCGTCGGCGGCGGCATCGGCGGCCTCGGCGCCGCGTACTCCCTGACCCGCCAGGGCCTCGGCGTCCGCCTGCTGGAGCGCGCCCCCGCGTTCGGGGAGGTCGGCGCCGGCATCCAGCTCGCCCCCAACTGCACCCGCATCCTCGACGACTACGGCCTCCTGGACGAGGCCAAGAGCCTCGGTGTCGTCCCGGACTCCATGGTGATGCGCGACGCCGTCGACGGCAGCGAGCTGACCCGGCTCGACCTGCGCGACCTGGAGAAGCGCTACGGCTACCCGTACCTCGTCATCCACCGCAGCGACCTGCACGGCCTGCTGCTGCGGGCCTGCGAACGCGCCGGCGTGGAGCTGGTCACCGACGCCACGGTGACCTCGTACGAGAACACCGACGGCGGCGCCCGCGTGACCGTCGCCTCCGGCGGGACCCACCAGGCCGACGTCGTGCTCGCGGCCGACGGCCTGCACTCCGTCGCCCGCGGGCTGCTCGTCGACGACCAGCCCGTCTCGTCCGCGTACGTCGCCTACCGCGGCACCGTCCCCGCCGAGCTGGAGCGGGTGCGGTCCGTCGACCTCGGCGAGGTCGTGGTGCACATCGGCCCCTCCTGTCACTTCGTCCACTACGGTCTGCGCGGTGGTGAACTGCTCAACCAGGTCGCCGTCTTCGAGTCACCCAAGGCGCTGGCCGGCCGGGAGGACTGGGGCACCCCGGACGAACTCGACGCCGCCTTCGCCGGGACCTGCGACTTCGTGCGGGAGGGCCTGCCGTTCATGTGGCGCGACAAGTGGTGGCGGATGTTCGACCGCGACCCGGTCATGAACTGGGTGCACGGGCGGATCGCGCTGCTCGGCGACTCCGCGCACCCGCCGCTCCAGTACATCGCGCAGGGCGCCATCATGGCCATCGAGGACGGCTGGGTGCTGGGCGAGCACGTCGCCCGCCACCGCGCCGAGGACGGCAGGCCCGACTGGGACGCGGCCCTCGCCGCCTACGAGGCCGTCCGCCCGGAACACTGCCGCCGGGTGGTGACCACCTCCCGCGCCTGGGGCGAGCTGTGGCACCTCGACGGCGTCGCCCGCGAACAGCGCAACGTGCTGCTGCGCGCCCGCGACACCTACGACTACTCGTTCGTGGACTGGCTGTACGGCCCGACGGCGCTCACACCGGACGAGGAGCCGCCCATGTTCACCCCGATCCCGCTGTCCGCGGCGGACACCGGGGACCGGCTCGCGGCCGTGGCGGACGGCGCGGCCTGA